Below is a window of Clostridium sp. JN-1 DNA.
AAATTAGTTAAGTCAAGAATTTCAGCTGCTTCTTTTACTTTTTTGTCTATTTCATCTTTAGGTACTTTTCTAAGTTTAAGTGCAAAAGCCATATTATTGTAAACAGTCATATGAGGATACAATGCATAGTTTTGAAAAACCATAGCTATATCCCTATCTTTCGGTGATACATCATTCATGAGCTTGTCCCCTATATAAAGTTCGCCGCTTGTTATTTCCTCAAGTCCTGCAATCATCCTAAGTACAGTAGATTTTCCACATCCTGATGGGCCTACAAATACTATAAATTCTTTATCATTTATTTCAAGATTAAAATCTTTAACTGCCTCCACACCGCCTGTGTACACTTTTTGTATATGATTTAAAGATACATTTGCCATTTATAATTCCTCCTACAAAATATTTATATGAATATTTTACCATGGCAATTTAAAACTTTCCATTCGCAGGAACTACAAATTTAATAAGCTTTATTTGTAAATAAGTACAATAAAAATAACTTCCTGTGATAGAACTAAATATCATGGAAGTTATCCTTTTACATCTATTATAGGATTTCTAGTTTGCAAATATATTCCGGAGTATGAGTTAAGTTTGGAATCAAAAACCCTACAGTTGAAAGCAATCATGTACTATAAAAATCTCTTACTAAATTCCTTTAATTTCTGCAAGTTATCATTGGTACTTTCAATAGTTGCACTTATTTCCTGAATGGATGCTGCCTGTTCCTCACTTACAGCTGCTGAATCATCAACTGCTTTAGCAATGTTATTTACAGAACTATTCATCTCTTCAACAATATTTCTTATGACATTAACAGATTCTTTACTTTGATTTGCAAGTTTTCTTATTTCACTTGATACAACATTAAATCCTCTTCCCAACTCACCAGCCCTAGCTGATTCAATAGCTGCATTCAAACCCAGTAAATTTATTTTATCAGCAATACCTTTAACAATTTCTAGTGCTTCTGAAGTCTTTTTTGAAGCTTCAGAAGCTTTTTGAGCTAACTCCTGTGCATTTTGTCCAGACTTAGCAAGTTCCGAAGCTGATTCTGATAAATCACTCACACCAATTGATACCTGACCTACCGATTGAGCTATTTCATTTACGCTGTCTACCATCTCATTAGAATTTTCCATGTCAATTCCATTACTGATCGTTCCGATAGTTTCTCCTTTTGAATTTTTTATAGGCATTACTATAACTTTTAAAGCTTTACCAAATACATTTGCTGGTATATTTCCTTTTTGAGTCCTACCACTATTTATGCAATCTTTTACTATTGGAAGTAATCCATCTCTATGTTTAACATGTAAATTAAGTCCTGCAGCAGCTTCATAACAAATAAGTTTTTCTTTATCTGATATCGCAAATGCTGTATCATCCATTGAAAGATTACTTAAATACGGTAAAACATTAGAAAATAATTTCAAAATTTCTTCATCACTTAGTTTTTCATCAAAACATTTGTTGTAATCCATAAATATATCCTCCATTAAATAACCCTTTTTAATTTCACATTTCTACTTTTTATCTGACATTAAATTATAAGCTAATTATATAATATTCTGACTTTATTTTCAAATTTCTACATATAATCAATTGCAACTCATAATATAAAAAAAAATGCAAAGCATTTTTTAGGGGACAGAGGACATAGGACAATTGACAGAAAAGGTTGATTTTTCGCAGTACAGCCTCCTTCTCTGTCCTATATCCTCTGGTTCCTGTCCTCTCAAAAACATTGCATCGCAATATTTTCATTTCCATGTGAAAAATAATTATCTTTATGTTAAAATTATAATATAATATATGGTGTGTAAATTACAAATACTTAATTAAGACAGTTCGTAACCATCCTGTCTATAAATAAAACTAAGGGCATGGATTATTTAAAATAATCCATTTATAAAGCACTTAGGTGCTTTTTTTATTTTTGGGATAGTTACCTCTGGGTTAGGGGGAAAAATGGAAAACGCAAAAATTTTTAGTACAAGAAGAATTGCAATATCAGGGATAGTAATGGCTATATACATATCCCTAATGTATTTTACCCAATGGTTTGCATTTGGGCAATATCAGATAAGAATAGCTACTGCACTATACTCATTAAGTGCTCTTGCTCCTTATCTAATAATTCCTCTTGGTCTTGGCAATATGATAAGCAATACTCTCACAGGGGGAATGGGGATTTATGACATACTAGGCGGGTTTTTAGTAGGTGTCATAACAAGTACATGTACATATTTAATAGGACGTGCGAATCTTAATCGCTGGTTTCTTATTATACCACTTATTTGTGGTCCTGGACTTATAGTTCCTATATGGCTTTCAAAAATACTTAATATAAATTATACAATACTTGCTGCAAGTCTCTGTATAGGTCAAGTTTTGCCAGCTATTATGGGAGTAATACTTATTAATCAAGTACAAAACAAAATAAGATTTTAATTGGAGATGATAATATGAATGACAGAGAAACTGAGTTAAAAAATAATACTGTTCTTGGTAAAGAAAACACAAAATATAAATTTGATTATGATCCTTCAGTCCTTAAAACATTTGTAAACAAGCATTTAGATAATGATTATTTTGTTAAATTCAACTGCCCGGAATTCACAAGTCTTTGTCCAATAACCGGTCAGCCAGATTTTGCATCAATTTATATTTCTTATGTACCAGATAAGTTAATGGTGGAAAGTAAATCATTAAAGCTGTACCTTTTTAGTTTTAGGAACCATGGTGACTTTCATGAAGATTGTATTAATATAATAATGAAAGACCTTATAAAAATCATGTCCCCAAAATATATAGAAGTACAGGGAAAATTTCTTCCAAGGGGTGGAATATCAATTGATCCCTATGTTAATTATGGTAAAAAAAATACGCCGTGGGAACATGTTGCCCAAAAAAGATTATATTATCATGATCTCTATCCTGAAAAAATCGACAATAGATAACTAATGTAAAGTTTTAAAAAAAGCTCTGTGTTTAACTAGAGCTTTCAAATATGCAGCAAAAATAAGAGGCTGTCGTACTAACTTTTTAGTGCGGCAGCCTCTTCTATCCATATAATAAGGGGGACTTATTATATTTTTAATTTTTGTCTAAGTTCTATCTACTTGGGACAATTATTATTATATATAGTTATTGTTACAATTTAGTGTCATATTTATTAACTAGATGTAAATGTTATAACATTAGGCTTTATTATTATCAAAGATATCAAACACTCTTCCTTATTATTTTACAATAGCTTAATACCTTTCCAAGCATTTACTATATAAAATTTACAAAGTTTATGCAGCCAGGATGATTGAAATCATTAATGAAAATGTTATAATAAGTACGAAAATAAATAAAAAAACTTTATTTCTTTGCCGCCAGATAGAGAAAATAATAAGCATTTAAATTTCACGCTGCAGACCTTTCAAAGCATGATATTTAAGCGCTTTTGTTTTAGGTGGATTGTTATGCTATAAGAAAATTATTTACTAACTATTAAACACTATAATTTTTTATGTTAAGAAGCAAAATATATTAGGAAAATAGAAAAGCAATTATACTGCAAGGAGATTAATTATGTCATTTAATTATATTGTACCAATTATTATAGTTATCACATCTAATGTTATTTATCATGTTACAACTAAGAATATACCAAAAGAAGCAAACTCATTCTTATCGGTTTCAATAACTTACCTGGTTGGTATGATTAGTGCTCTAGCAATCTATTGTTTAACATCTAAATCGAGTAAGATTTTAACTGATATACATAAATTAAATTGGACAAGTTATGTTCTTGGATTGGCAATCTTAGGTATGGAAGTTGGGTATATTTATATGTATCGAGTAGGCTGGAATATAAGCAAAGGTTCATTAATTGCAAATATCTCATTAGCAATATTTTTAGTTATTATTGGTGCTTTATTTTATAAAGAACATATTGGTTTATATCAAATAATAGGTATTGCATGCTGCATAGTAGGATTGATTTTTATTAATTTGAATTAAAGTCTTAGTTTTAAGTATTTAAGTTTCAAAGTATTGGCACTGGCGCATCTGCCATGGAATTCAAATACCGCACTGAGTAGTATTTGAATTAGTCATCAAATATATGTAAAAAAACTTTTCTTCAGGCGTTAAATCTAAAACAAAGCCGTCATTCCAGAAATCTGTATGCAGCTGTCTGTATTTAGCCATAAATATTCCTCCCAATTAAAATATAAAATAATTATTTTTAAAAAATACCCTCTATATATAAAATATGCATATTTTATATCATTGGACATATTTAGAAGCATTTTTTAGAGGACAAAAAAACAGAGGACAAAGGTTAGAGAACATTGAAGTTGGCAGTGTTTCGCTTTAGCGAAACGAGTTATCAAAAGCTTAATTAAAGATTTTTCGTAAGCGAAGCTAAGAAAAATCCTCCTTCATTGTCCTATGTCCTATGTCCTCTGACTTTGTCCTCTGTCCTCTAAAAATGTTAAGCCTGACCGGTAAATGTTAAATATAAAAGCACTATATTTAATACTATTATTATTGCAGCTATTAGAACACCTAACACTCGTACAAAACCTTTGTTAACTAAGTTACCCATCAAATCTTTACGTTTAGCTATAGTTAACATTTGGATTATTGGAAATGGTAAAATAAAACTAAGTACAACTTGACTCAAAAAAAGAGCATACATAGGATTAATTCCAAGTGAAATAATAACTAGAGCTGGTATCATCGTTATAAGTCTTCTTAAATTTACAGGTATGCTTAAATTAACAAAGCCCTTCATTATAGTTTGTCCTGCAAGGGTTCCAACAGCTGAAGATGATAATCCTGACGCAAGTAATGCTATTCCAAATGCACCACTTGATAAAGGTCCTATTAAAGGTTGTAATGATTTATGGGCCTGTTCTATTGTATCTACTACCATTCCATTCTTATAAAAAACTGCAGCAGATACTATAAGCATTGCAGCATTAACAATAAAAGCTATATTCATAGCTATAGCCACATCTATCTTTTCCATTCTTAAATGTTTTAATTTGCCTTCATCTGACAAATCAACACTTCTATCTTGAACTAATTGTGAGTGTAAGTATATTACATGAGGCATAACCGTTGCACCAAGCATTCCTACAGCAATTAATACAGCTTCACCATTGGGTAATATAGGAACTATTGTATGAATACCTACTTGAGCCCAATCTGGTTTAGCAAGAAATATTTCTATTGTATATGCAATAGATATTACGGCAACAAGTGATGATATTATGATTTCTAGTACCTTTTGACCGTATTTTTCCATATAGCAAATTATAAATGTTATCAATCCTGTAAGAAGTCCTGCGTATATCATAGGTATATGAAATAATAAATATAATCCTAATGTTCCTCCGAGGAACTCTGCTAAGTCTGTCGCCATAGCACCAAATTCAGCAATAATCCAAAACGCCCAGTTTGCAGACTTAGGAAACACTTTAGCACACATTTCAGGGAGATTATGACCTGTGGCTATTCCTAATTTAGCAGACATAATTTGTAAGAATATAGCCATTAAGTTACTCCACAAGATTACCCAAATGAGTGTATAGTTAAATTTTGATCCGCCACTAATATTAGTTGCAAAGTTACCTGGATCAATATATGCTACACTAACAATAAAAGCAGGTCCTAAAAATTTTCCTAATTCTTTTATTTTACTTTGATTCATTACTTTTCGTTGATTTATATTCACATCGATTAAATTTTTTTCATTCTGCATGGAAATGTCACCTTCCTTATTAGATATGTTAAATAAGAATAAAATAGTTATTATTAGTTAACCTTGTTAGCCAAGGCTAAGATTTTTTCTAATATAAACTATGTAATAATAGGAAAAGTGTTCCCTCAAAGTAATCTTTCTACTTATTCAAACATATAATTTATTAAAGGGATTTTAGCTTAAAGTAGGTGAAAATATGATTAAAAACGACTTTTATACCTTTAATGAATATATGAAAAAGGAAGATAACCATCTTACTGCATCCATGGAGGACTACCTTGAGATGATATATAGATTATGTTTAAATACAGGGTTCACAAGAATTCATGAACTTTCACATGCACTTAATGTTCAGCCTCCTTCAGCAACAAAAATGGTACAAAAATTAGCAGAGTTACAGCTTTTAAAATATGAGAGATATGGAATTTTAATACTTGAGGAAAAAGGAAAGGTCCTTGGAGCTGCACTGCTTAATCGTCATAATATTATTGAAAATTTTTTAAGGATACTTGATGTTTCAGAATCTAATGTTTTGGAGGAAACTGAAAAAATTGAGCACACAATAAGTAAACAAACAACAAAATGTTTTCAAGATTTTTTACAATTTGTTAAGGATAACCCTGATATAGTCAGCAGATTTAAGGCTTATAAGGCTGCCCTAAAATGATGAATATTGTAGAAATAATCATTCAAACAATCAAAGTGCACCCATCCCATTGAGTGCACTTTGATTAACTAAAAACAATTTCTGAAAATAAATTATCTAGTAATTGCTCTTGTGTATTTTTATCTATATCTGGATGCAGCGTTAAAATCTTTGCTGAAGGTTTTATTTGATTATTCCTCTCCGTAAATTTACTGCTGTAATAATTATAAATATATTCAATTTGATTTTCTTTTGGCTTGCCATTAACAACACAAACTTTATCAATTTCGTCATTTTCATCAATTGTACTAATAGAAAAAATATATTTATACACGATTTCTTTAAATCTATAATGCAGCACAGTATCAAAATTCGACCACTTTGCATCCAATATAATAAATTTTGAAGATTTACCTTTACATATTTTTATCACATAATCAGGTGCATAATAATTGGATTTACTTGAATCAAAGGAAATGCAATTATTTCTAAACAGCCCTACTCCATTACTATATTTACTAGGTCCATCATATATTACAGGCTGATAGTATACAGTAACATTTGAAAATTTTTCTGTAAACATAAATGTATTTTCATACTCGGTATTTTCATATAGTTGATTATCCTTTAATTTGTATTCAGCCTTAATAGACTTCTTTAAGAAAAATCCTCTTTTAATTAGATAATTATTTATCTTAAATAAAATATAATATTCATATATTTTATTTACTTCTATCAAACTTAACAGCATTTTCTCGTTTTCAAAATCATAATTTCCAGACTCAAACCAGTCTGCAATAACCTTATATATACGCCTATAATGCTGAATTTCCATAAAAATATGCGATGGTTTTGGAACACGAGTTATATTTATATGACTGCATTTTAAAATTTTGCTGTACATAAAATACATTCTCTGAATTCCTTTATTTATCTTTTCTACACGATTAATATAATTTTCTATCCGGCTTAATAAGTGCTTATATATTTCTTTATATGAGGATATATAGCTTGGCCTTATTGAATAACTTGGATTATATATAACTTTTTCTTTAATTTTAATAATCTTATTATAAAGATATTTATATATGTAACTCAAAAAACTTACAACTACCTGATTTTCATATATATCATAATCCAACCTTGTCCTATCTACTAAAACCTTTCTGGGCTGTAAATTCAATTTATTATATTTTATATGCGTAAAGTAGCTTACAGGTATAAGATATTGAGGATTAGATGCTATATATTGTATGGTTTCACATTTTATTTCCTTCAATTTTTCAAAATCATCTACAATATAATTATTGAATGTCTTATATTTTGAATTTGTTATAAAAAACTTAAAATTTTCTTCATATTCACGCAGTATATTCTCTAATATAGAAATTTCAGTATCAATATTTTTGAACCTACTATTTTTTATATTTAAAAAATCCATAACATTTGAAGAATTATTAAATAGATATTTAGGAGAATTATCAAATACATACTCTGCCATTTTCCTTACATTTTCATTTAATTTATTATCTCTTATTCCAACATCATAATAATCTGAATAAAAAAATTCATGAGATCCACTATTTGTTTCAATATCAATAGTAAAATTCACACATCCAAAATAATTTGTAAACACTCTTTTTTCAGTACATCCATTATTTTCAAAAGTTATATTTCCGCTGTCATAAGTATATTCTTGAAGTTTATTATTAATAAATATCTTCAAACTTTTTATTTTTTCTTCAAAAAATATAGATGCGCTGTATTCAATATCACTATAGACAATTCCTGCTATCTTATTACGATTAAATAGTCTGCTTCTTGGTGTTTCGTCTAAAATCACTTCTAATTTATTATACTTATTAGGCTTAAGAATCAATCTACATTCCATAATTCAGACCTTCTTTATGAGAAAAATTGATAATACTGCATATTATTATTTCCATTTTCTATTATTCTTTTAAGTATTACCACACATTTAGTCATATTTTTATCTTTAAACAAATTCATAAGATTTTTTAAAAATTCTTCATATTTTTCCCCTTGTCCATTAATTTTAGGAAGCAGTTTTTGAGCTACTGCATAATCAAGGGCAGCGTATTCACGTGATGTATTTTTAGAACTTTCAAAAATGTTAACTCCAGTTTTTAAATACATATTTATAATTTTTCTTATTCTAGGGCTTACGCATATATTATTCTTATTAAACTCCCTGCATATTTCATCTAAGCTCTCAATTATCGAAGCTGGAATCCCATTGTTTTTAAAATTATCTAAAAAATATTTTTCTATATCTTCAAAAGTAACAATTTCATCATTTTCTTCAACATTCGAATCTTCATCATATAATATGTTATCATCATAAGAATAATCTAATAATACTATCCACGCTCTATCTATAAGTCTTGGCGATAAAACTTCAGTTGTATGGTCATAATTTATTGTAGCTAAAAATCTTAAAGTTTTAGGTATATTATAAATATAATCTTCACCTAGATTGATTCTTCTATCATCTTTATCAATATCACAAACGTTCATAAAATCAGCCCAATAATATTCCATAGGACTTAAATTAGCTTCATCTAACAATATAAAATATGGGAAATCATTGATATTTTTTTTGTATTCGTAATTTAATATATTAAATACACTAAATAACATGCCGTTATTTTTATCAAAACTCTTAGTCAGTGGATTGTAATAACCAATTAAATCTCTCTTTGAAGTCCATCCTTTTTCAACTGATACTTCCGTATATCTATTAAACTCATCTTTTCTGTATAATCCCAATACACGGGCAATAATATTACAAAGTGATGTTTTACCTACTCCCGGCTGCCCTGCAAATATAGTTAAAAATCCCTGTGTAAGACATATCATTATATTTATTACATCATTCTTGCTGTAATTTCTAACTTTTTTAACTTTATTATATATGTAATCCACTATATTTTCATTTTTAAAAGACTTAATATTTAGTAATTTAAAATTATCTCTTGATGCAACTTTGTCCTTAAAATCTTCACTATTTCTCTTTTTATTCCATTTATCAGCAGCCTTTAACATTTCCGATTCAGCAAATCCTTCAAATATAATATTTGCATTTTTATTTTTATTATTATAGGCATTCATTATATTTTCTAATTCTTTTTCAAGACTTCTTTGAATTTCTTCAGCTTCATTTTGAAGTTTATGATTTTCTTCTTTATTTTTCTGGATGTCTTTATTTATATATTCTTTTACACCATTAGCTTTATTAACTTCTTCATCTATTTTCTCTTTTTTCTTAATAAGTTCATCAATTTCAGTACACAAATTATATTTTTCTTTTAACTCTTCTATATCTTTTTCAATATTCTCTTTTTCTTCAATTAATTTTTTTATATCTAACCGAAAATTTTTGCTTAAATTCTTTTCATTTATATTTTTTGAATCTTTTATCGTAGAATTTATATCATCTAGTTCCTTTTTTGCATTTTCTAATTCAGACATAACTAATTTACTATTTTGAAGTTTTTCTAAAATACAATTATCTTTTAAAATAGCTTGTATTATTTTTTCTTTAGTACTATCGTCATTTAAAAATAACTTTATTATATCAAGCAAATCTTTTTCTATAAAATTTTCTGTTACCTCAGTTTCACTAATTAATTTTGTTATTCTTTTTATTCTTTCCTTGGATAGAGAATTATTAACTATAGAAATAATATTCTTTCTAATATTTTGAAGTTCACTCTTATTACAAGACATATTTTTTGTATTAATTATCCTCTTTAATTCATCTAGAAGTTCCTTATCACTTATCGTATCTATTTCATCAAAAACCAAATTAACTGAATCATAAAAATATACAACTTTAATATAAGCTATTTCTTTATCATACAGATTATCTATTTCCTGAATATTTAAACAATTTTCATTTTCTTTTATCGGATATCTTTTTACTATATAATCATTTTTACTCCTGTCAATATAATATCCTCCGCCTGTACTGCGTGATTTATAACCAAATGGTCCATAAATATACTTGTTATCTTTAATATAAACTTCGTTTTTAATAGGTTCATTCTGTATCACAATAACTTCATCATCATAAATTTTCTTACTTAAATCAATATTTTTACCTACTTCTGCAATTTCATATATTTTTTCATCAGACAAACTGTATATGTTATTATTATTTATTAACTTGTCTCCATCTATTTTCTTTTTTGTTTTATCATTGTAATCTTCTAAATCATCTGGATTAAACTTACATATCAACAATTTTTCGATATCATAATTTTTTTCAGAAAAAATTCTATTAGGATTCACAGCTATATTACCATAATTGGGATATTCTTTATATCCATCTATAGTTTCAAATTTATGTTTATATATCTTGCATAATGGATATAAATTATAAAATCTATCATTTTCATACTTTACTTCAACTACATATTTGTCATATTCTTGATCTGAATTATTATTTTCTACTTTATCAACAATTTCACCATCTTCACCAATTAAATTATTTGCAAGATCATTGTATTCAGCTTTTTCACTTGCAGCTAAAAATGTAATTTGTCTTAAAAATTTTTTCTTATCCCCAGTATTAATAAGATTTTTTACTTCATCAATGCTTTTATTTTCAAATTCATCTTTTTCCTCAGACGTATTAATTCCTGTTCTTAAAATATCTAATAAATCGTTTCTATCTTTTAGTTCACCTTGAATTGTAACTTTTAATGCATTTTTTAAATTTCCTTTTCTAAAACCTGGTATCATAATATCATTTTTCTCAACAATATTTATTAATTCTTGTTTGTTTAAGTTATTAAGTATCCAATTGGTTAATTTTTTTTTCATATTAATATCTCCCACCAAATTAATATTATTGTTTGTTTACCCATTTATAATAATATTATACTATAATTTCAAAAAATCTATATAATTTTATGTTTTTTTTGTTAATAAATAACTAAAACTTAAGAAACTGAATAGATAAGAGAACGTACCTAGATTTGTGTAAATCAAATCTAGGTACGTTCTCGATGTTTCCACTATTTCTTACATTAAACTCTTCAAATATTCAAAATTTTCCACTGCAGTAAGGTTTCGCTTGGTAACTGATTTTTTAAACCATTTTAGAGCCTCTTTATAATTTATTGCCGTTCCTAAAGCATTTTCATGCATAGCTCCAATCAAATTTTGAGCTTTTGCATATCCTTGCTCAGCTGATTTTCTAAGCCATTTTGATGCTTCATCATAATATGTTTCTTCTGATATCTACCTTATATTGGCATCTCTTTTGATTTATTGGATACTTATAAACTATATGAAATAAAGTTGTTTTTGAAAATTCAATAACATGGTATATCATGTAACTGATGGTGTATGATATAGTAGTAAAATGTTACAAGCTAAATAAAATTCTATTATAGTAAGGGATGAATATTTAAGAAATTAGTATGGAAAGGAAAATTAAATGATGAGAATTTATCCAAAAGCACCATACCAGAAAATGCAACTTATTTTTATGATACAAAATTTAAATTTGAAGAATATATTGCTGTTGTTCCAATTATTTTATTAGCACTAACTCTTTTATTTATAAAATATAAATTTGTTAAACACAGAATCACATTCTCATATTTCGGATATTTCTTAGGGATAATATTATGCGTTTTTTCTTTAATAATCCATGAATTTTTACATGCTGTTGCTTTTCCTGCAAAATCTAAAGTAGAATTGTTTTATTGTAAGACTGGTCTAGGTGTTATAACAACTTATCCAACTCCAAAACGGCGATACACTTTTGCTGTATTTCTACCATCCTTTATATTAGGAATCATACCTTTTATCATTTGGCTATTTATCCCTTTAACTTATGATACATTAAATACTGTAATATATGTATTTGGTTTGGGCAATCTAGGTGTATCAACTGTTGATTTTGACACTATAGTTCATGCAATTATAGAAGTACTAAAAGGAGCAGTCATTCAAAGTTCTGGAGTAGATAGCTTTTGGTATATTCCAAATTGATAAGTTATAATTTTCATTATATCAATTTCATATATTCATATTTTCCATATAGTTCATATAATCAATTTTAATATGCTATGACATGTTTCTTTGTAATATATTCAATAATTACTTCTTCATCACAAGCAATTCTTAGATTTTCTTTCCTACTTAAATATAAAAATAGCTGTAAATACAAAAAGGGAGACGAACGCATCCGACTCCCTAAAATATAAGTCCGCAAACTTATATCTCAATTCTTAATTATATTATACTCAAACGCACTAAAATATGCAACTTTTTTTCTCAACTTTTTATATAAGTTCTTAATACAGATATTTTCCTAATAGTATCTGGATGGACTATCATTGTATATATATTACTAGGAACATCCTTTTTTAAGTCCTTTAAACTTTTTTCAAATGAACTTATTAAATTTAAAATTTTATATTTGGGCAGCTTGAATTTTTTCAACATATACGCTATTAAAATAACATAATCAGCTAAGGATTTAAAATTTACATAATTTACACCAACTTCATGAGTTAAACACACTTGAATTGGTCTTGTAATAATTGACTTTCTAAACCTTGTATCAAATACAACGTCATTATGTGCTACTGCATTTCTTAAATCTTTAATCACATAAATTATTTGATAAATTAATGTAATATTTGTATCACCAGATAAATCTAACCCTATGTATTGAGATATTTTTTCTCTAGTATCTTGGTTTAAACAAGACACAAACATTCCAAAGTCTCCTAATGTCAATATCTCAAATATAGCCCAAATTGGGACAT
It encodes the following:
- a CDS encoding Abi family protein, producing the protein MLKRYLTTNGLMRHLRDSGIEIEGSYQKRQLVNYGYYHGYKGFRFFSSRGNRIPFNDYKQVIAIINYDSNIKSLFYQHLMFIETALKNVTLEVILKGANSHEFNVVFSKLMPGYGTAPSGTTVEQKSKIQRKKMALQNKIRSSLLHAYERENKIVTHFYNNINYSDVPIWAIFEILTLGDFGMFVSCLNQDTREKISQYIGLDLSGDTNITLIYQIIYVIKDLRNAVAHNDVVFDTRFRKSIITRPIQVCLTHEVGVNYVNFKSLADYVILIAYMLKKFKLPKYKILNLISSFEKSLKDLKKDVPSNIYTMIVHPDTIRKISVLRTYIKS
- the queF gene encoding preQ(1) synthase, which encodes MNDRETELKNNTVLGKENTKYKFDYDPSVLKTFVNKHLDNDYFVKFNCPEFTSLCPITGQPDFASIYISYVPDKLMVESKSLKLYLFSFRNHGDFHEDCINIIMKDLIKIMSPKYIEVQGKFLPRGGISIDPYVNYGKKNTPWEHVAQKRLYYHDLYPEKIDNR
- a CDS encoding EamA family transporter codes for the protein MSFNYIVPIIIVITSNVIYHVTTKNIPKEANSFLSVSITYLVGMISALAIYCLTSKSSKILTDIHKLNWTSYVLGLAILGMEVGYIYMYRVGWNISKGSLIANISLAIFLVIIGALFYKEHIGLYQIIGIACCIVGLIFINLN
- the mntR gene encoding transcriptional regulator MntR; amino-acid sequence: MIKNDFYTFNEYMKKEDNHLTASMEDYLEMIYRLCLNTGFTRIHELSHALNVQPPSATKMVQKLAELQLLKYERYGILILEEKGKVLGAALLNRHNIIENFLRILDVSESNVLEETEKIEHTISKQTTKCFQDFLQFVKDNPDIVSRFKAYKAALK
- a CDS encoding Nramp family divalent metal transporter; the encoded protein is MQNEKNLIDVNINQRKVMNQSKIKELGKFLGPAFIVSVAYIDPGNFATNISGGSKFNYTLIWVILWSNLMAIFLQIMSAKLGIATGHNLPEMCAKVFPKSANWAFWIIAEFGAMATDLAEFLGGTLGLYLLFHIPMIYAGLLTGLITFIICYMEKYGQKVLEIIISSLVAVISIAYTIEIFLAKPDWAQVGIHTIVPILPNGEAVLIAVGMLGATVMPHVIYLHSQLVQDRSVDLSDEGKLKHLRMEKIDVAIAMNIAFIVNAAMLIVSAAVFYKNGMVVDTIEQAHKSLQPLIGPLSSGAFGIALLASGLSSSAVGTLAGQTIMKGFVNLSIPVNLRRLITMIPALVIISLGINPMYALFLSQVVLSFILPFPIIQMLTIAKRKDLMGNLVNKGFVRVLGVLIAAIIIVLNIVLLYLTFTGQA
- a CDS encoding DUF3267 domain-containing protein produces the protein MIHEFLHAVAFPAKSKVELFYCKTGLGVITTYPTPKRRYTFAVFLPSFILGIIPFIIWLFIPLTYDTLNTVIYVFGLGNLGVSTVDFDTIVHAIIEVLKGAVIQSSGVDSFWYIPN
- a CDS encoding QueT transporter family protein: MENAKIFSTRRIAISGIVMAIYISLMYFTQWFAFGQYQIRIATALYSLSALAPYLIIPLGLGNMISNTLTGGMGIYDILGGFLVGVITSTCTYLIGRANLNRWFLIIPLICGPGLIVPIWLSKILNINYTILAASLCIGQVLPAIMGVILINQVQNKIRF
- a CDS encoding methyl-accepting chemotaxis protein, translating into MDYNKCFDEKLSDEEILKLFSNVLPYLSNLSMDDTAFAISDKEKLICYEAAAGLNLHVKHRDGLLPIVKDCINSGRTQKGNIPANVFGKALKVIVMPIKNSKGETIGTISNGIDMENSNEMVDSVNEIAQSVGQVSIGVSDLSESASELAKSGQNAQELAQKASEASKKTSEALEIVKGIADKINLLGLNAAIESARAGELGRGFNVVSSEIRKLANQSKESVNVIRNIVEEMNSSVNNIAKAVDDSAAVSEEQAASIQEISATIESTNDNLQKLKEFSKRFL